From the genome of Fibrobacter sp., one region includes:
- a CDS encoding TIGR02147 family protein, with translation MRSILEYDDFRKYILDFYIEKKETQNLSWRAFAEKARIKSPIFLKLVCDGKSGLAENTAMRVSEAMDLTSYEQDFFLLLVKFNQAKRDDMRNLVFADMMEIAKVHRVNVLGAGLYDYFANWVNAVIRELAPAIKNPSPEKIALASLPEISTESARNSLSFLIKNGFLKKRGNKYRQTSKSLSTGRISIVAPSVRSFHRQMGELALNTLDKVPVTERNFSTLTLGLTEKSYQKILKELAHFRRKIVAIATNEDEVERVYELNLQLFPLTKKLDERHGSAGSPTLTKDAE, from the coding sequence ATGCGTTCCATTCTTGAATACGACGATTTTAGAAAGTACATTCTGGATTTCTATATTGAAAAGAAAGAAACCCAGAACCTTTCATGGCGAGCCTTTGCGGAAAAAGCGAGAATCAAATCTCCCATATTCCTGAAACTGGTTTGCGACGGCAAGAGCGGCCTTGCCGAAAACACGGCCATGCGCGTTTCCGAGGCCATGGACCTGACAAGTTACGAGCAAGATTTCTTTCTGCTTTTGGTAAAATTCAACCAGGCAAAACGTGACGATATGCGTAACCTGGTTTTTGCCGACATGATGGAAATCGCCAAGGTCCACAGGGTAAATGTCCTTGGGGCGGGGCTTTACGACTATTTCGCCAATTGGGTAAATGCAGTCATACGAGAACTTGCCCCGGCTATCAAGAATCCAAGTCCTGAAAAAATCGCATTAGCTTCTTTACCGGAAATTTCTACCGAAAGCGCACGCAATTCTCTGAGTTTTTTAATCAAGAACGGATTCCTAAAAAAACGCGGAAATAAGTACAGGCAAACATCCAAATCCCTTTCTACGGGAAGAATTTCCATTGTTGCCCCGTCCGTCCGCAGTTTTCACAGGCAAATGGGTGAGCTCGCGCTGAATACGCTAGACAAGGTTCCCGTGACAGAGCGGAACTTTTCGACACTTACGCTTGGGCTCACCGAAAAGTCGTACCAGAAAATTTTGAAGGAGCTGGCACACTTTCGGCGAAAGATTGTCGCCATCGCCACCAACGAAGACGAAGTGGAACGCGTCTACGAGCTGAATTTGCAGCTATTCCCGCTGACGAAGAAATTAGACGAGAGACATGGTTCGGCAGGCTCACCAACCTTGACGAAAGATGCGGAATGA
- the obgE gene encoding GTPase ObgE, producing MFLDEKSIEVRSGKGGDGIVSFHREKFVPLGGPDGGDGGRGGHVILRVNEQYSTLLDMGNARLYKAKNGQPGGAKRCTGASAEDLIVDVPRGTIVKDAEGRILADLTEAGQKWIAARGGKGGMGNQHFATPKVQAPRKCTPGEKGEKRELFLELKLMADVGLVGFPNAGKSSLVNRISSGRPKVGDYPFTTLEPVLGIVQMNGHSFVVADIPGLLEGASEGKGLGHQFLKHIERTHTLLFVIDGFAENAYEQFTVLKSELKAFHPKLAQKSYVIALNKSDLGIEESIKEFKKHREKVIVTSAITGDGCKELQQALDDAVPHVQKKKVGWESKSSSGSDSKKGGWKKKA from the coding sequence ATGTTCCTAGACGAAAAATCCATAGAAGTGCGCTCCGGCAAGGGCGGTGACGGCATCGTAAGCTTCCACCGTGAAAAGTTCGTGCCCCTGGGAGGCCCCGACGGCGGTGACGGCGGGCGCGGCGGTCACGTAATTCTCAGAGTCAACGAACAGTATTCCACCCTCCTGGACATGGGGAACGCCCGCCTGTACAAGGCAAAAAACGGCCAGCCCGGTGGCGCCAAGCGCTGCACCGGGGCTTCTGCCGAAGACCTGATTGTGGACGTACCCCGCGGAACCATCGTCAAGGACGCCGAAGGGCGAATCCTCGCAGACCTCACCGAAGCAGGCCAGAAATGGATTGCGGCCCGTGGCGGCAAGGGCGGCATGGGCAACCAGCATTTCGCCACCCCGAAGGTGCAAGCTCCCCGCAAGTGCACCCCCGGCGAAAAGGGCGAAAAGCGGGAACTTTTCTTGGAACTGAAACTCATGGCCGACGTGGGCCTGGTAGGGTTCCCAAACGCGGGCAAGTCCAGCCTGGTGAACAGGATTTCTAGCGGACGCCCTAAAGTCGGAGATTATCCGTTCACCACGCTGGAGCCGGTACTCGGCATTGTGCAGATGAATGGTCACAGCTTTGTGGTGGCCGACATTCCGGGGCTTCTGGAAGGCGCCAGCGAAGGCAAGGGCCTGGGCCACCAGTTCCTGAAGCACATCGAACGCACGCACACGCTGCTGTTCGTCATCGACGGCTTTGCCGAAAATGCCTACGAGCAGTTTACCGTGCTCAAGAGCGAACTGAAGGCATTCCACCCGAAGCTCGCCCAAAAGTCCTATGTAATTGCCCTGAACAAGAGCGACCTTGGAATAGAAGAATCCATCAAGGAATTCAAGAAACACAGGGAAAAGGTCATCGTGACCTCTGCCATTACAGGCGACGGCTGCAAGGAACTGCAGCAGGCCCTGGACGATGCCGTGCCCCATGTGCAAAAGAAAAAAGTGGGCTGGGAAAGCAAGAGCAGTTCCGGCAGCGACAGCAAAAAAGGCGGCTGGAAAAAGAAGGCCTAA
- the smpB gene encoding SsrA-binding protein SmpB, with translation MAKKEQSTPVIVNRKAQHLYFVDETFEVGIMLIGSEVKSIRDGKCTLGEAWIDIDEKKNELWLVGAHIDEYVFANRFNHFPARRRKLLAHVHEIAKMRKAKEQKGCTLIPLKLYFKNRRAKLEMGICRGKDQRDKRQDIINRDAKLEMARAAKVHLR, from the coding sequence ATGGCTAAAAAGGAACAGAGTACACCTGTTATCGTGAACCGCAAGGCGCAGCACCTCTACTTCGTAGATGAGACCTTCGAAGTGGGTATCATGCTTATCGGTTCAGAGGTCAAGTCCATTCGCGACGGCAAGTGCACCCTGGGCGAAGCCTGGATCGACATCGACGAGAAAAAGAACGAACTCTGGTTGGTAGGTGCCCATATCGATGAGTACGTTTTTGCAAACCGTTTTAACCATTTCCCGGCAAGGCGCCGCAAACTTTTGGCCCATGTTCACGAAATCGCCAAGATGCGCAAGGCCAAGGAGCAGAAGGGCTGCACGCTGATCCCCCTGAAGCTCTACTTCAAGAACCGCCGCGCCAAGCTGGAGATGGGAATCTGCCGCGGAAAGGACCAGCGGGACAAGCGGCAAGATATTATCAACCGCGACGCCAAACTGGAAATGGCCCGGGCGGCAAAGGTGCACCTGCGATGA
- a CDS encoding N-acetylmuramoyl-L-alanine amidase, with protein sequence MKRLVAAIFACLVCATFAWGASNAASVNFLDAEILSKDAGASFHWFPIQKTFILVTAKDTAKFAVGIPFVSHNSNVMELAASPKLENGHLWISRDDAYKLFPNAKPSSSSAAPVSSSVTQSSSSATLMSSSSAAPAPSTTTPAAVAVPASTIPTATPVAPPKNETAGTREVKTIVIDPGHGGKDTGAQGKKSNEKDIVLAIGKLLKKELEKEGFNVKMTRDKDVFIELGQRANLANQWDGDLFISLHCNAIDATAERKKQVKGYHVYVLRAPESEEDKAIARRENKVATLYGEKNAKEELSPIEWFKLEARLEKYKQNSYMFTEEMLKAMDGGKIRKQAGGVGGAGFMVLVGALMPAVLFEIGFISNPEDEAYMITDKGQKDIAERISKAVSTYKAAVHSYRETLGR encoded by the coding sequence ATGAAAAGACTGGTTGCCGCCATATTCGCATGCCTTGTCTGCGCCACCTTCGCATGGGGGGCTTCCAATGCGGCATCGGTAAATTTTCTGGATGCAGAGATTCTTTCCAAGGACGCCGGCGCATCCTTCCATTGGTTCCCCATCCAAAAGACATTCATCTTGGTTACCGCCAAGGATACGGCCAAGTTCGCCGTCGGGATTCCCTTCGTTTCCCACAACAGCAACGTGATGGAGCTTGCGGCAAGTCCCAAGCTTGAAAACGGCCACCTCTGGATTTCAAGAGACGACGCCTACAAGCTTTTCCCAAACGCAAAACCCAGCAGTTCAAGCGCCGCACCGGTTTCTAGCTCCGTGACGCAGTCCAGCTCCAGCGCAACGCTTATGTCTAGTTCAAGCGCCGCTCCTGCTCCAAGCACGACAACTCCTGCAGCGGTGGCTGTACCGGCAAGCACAATTCCCACCGCCACGCCTGTTGCTCCCCCGAAAAACGAAACCGCAGGGACCCGCGAAGTCAAGACCATCGTCATCGATCCCGGTCATGGCGGAAAAGACACCGGCGCCCAGGGCAAAAAATCCAACGAAAAGGACATCGTGCTCGCCATCGGAAAGCTTTTGAAAAAAGAACTGGAAAAAGAAGGTTTCAATGTCAAGATGACCCGCGACAAGGACGTGTTCATTGAGCTGGGCCAGCGGGCGAATCTTGCGAACCAGTGGGACGGTGACCTGTTTATCAGCCTGCACTGCAACGCCATCGACGCTACCGCCGAGCGCAAAAAGCAAGTCAAGGGCTACCATGTTTACGTGCTGCGCGCCCCCGAAAGCGAAGAAGACAAGGCCATCGCCCGTCGTGAAAACAAGGTGGCCACGCTCTACGGCGAAAAGAACGCCAAAGAAGAACTGTCCCCCATCGAATGGTTCAAGCTGGAAGCCCGCCTAGAAAAGTATAAGCAGAACAGCTACATGTTCACCGAAGAAATGCTCAAGGCCATGGACGGCGGAAAAATCCGCAAGCAGGCAGGCGGCGTGGGCGGTGCCGGTTTCATGGTGCTGGTGGGCGCGCTGATGCCAGCCGTCCTCTTTGAAATCGGGTTCATCAGCAACCCCGAAGACGAAGCCTACATGATAACCGACAAGGGCCAAAAGGACATCGCCGAGCGCATTTCCAAGGCCGTCAGCACCTACAAGGCCGCAGTCCACAGCTACAGAGAGACGCTGGGACGATAG
- a CDS encoding YebC/PmpR family DNA-binding transcriptional regulator — protein MSGHSKWATTKRKKAKTDVARAKAWNKLIKEISIAAKLGGGNPDANPRLRAAILKSKSQSLPTKNIESAIAKGTGANSGTEMTEPLYEGRGPAGVAIMVQCLTDNKVRTVAEVRNIFNKNGGSMGESGSVSWAFTYKGVIIVDAEKYPEEKVMDLVLEAGAEDMSTEDGVHEISTSPEAFDAVSKALEAAGIEMMSAELSYVANDPVKLGHDDAQKLLKLIDKFEDHDDVQDVYHNAEIDEADMDAE, from the coding sequence ATGTCTGGTCACTCCAAATGGGCCACCACCAAACGCAAGAAAGCTAAGACTGACGTCGCCCGCGCCAAGGCGTGGAACAAGCTGATTAAGGAAATCTCCATTGCCGCCAAGCTCGGCGGTGGAAACCCCGACGCAAACCCCCGTCTGCGTGCAGCTATCCTTAAGTCTAAGAGCCAGAGCTTGCCCACCAAGAACATTGAAAGCGCCATCGCCAAGGGTACGGGTGCCAACTCCGGTACCGAAATGACGGAGCCGCTGTACGAAGGACGCGGCCCGGCCGGTGTTGCCATCATGGTGCAGTGCTTGACCGACAATAAGGTCCGTACCGTTGCCGAAGTCCGCAACATCTTCAACAAGAACGGCGGTTCCATGGGTGAATCCGGTTCCGTTTCTTGGGCTTTCACCTACAAGGGCGTGATTATCGTCGATGCCGAAAAGTACCCCGAAGAAAAGGTGATGGACCTGGTATTGGAAGCCGGTGCCGAAGACATGTCCACCGAAGATGGTGTGCACGAAATCTCCACCAGCCCCGAAGCTTTCGACGCTGTTTCCAAGGCGCTTGAAGCGGCAGGGATCGAAATGATGAGTGCGGAACTGAGCTACGTTGCCAACGACCCTGTAAAGCTCGGTCATGACGACGCCCAGAAGCTCCTGAAGCTTATCGACAAGTTCGAAGACCACGACGACGTTCAGGATGTGTACCACAACGCCGAAATCGACGAAGCGGACATGGATGCGGAGTAG
- a CDS encoding phosphomannomutase: protein MTSQEPAKVSFGTSGWRGEIGSEFTLRNLQVVGAAIVRLYKEATPELFEALGVKDFAELQKRGVVVGHDNRLLGHEFCEAVADQFAKAGVKVYYGGEMPTPEFSACIEMLGAACSINMTPSHNPSHYNGIKFNPADGGPAGPEITNVITKLSNEMMATWKFEPVGKVDWEIIDSLKIYKEFLVKQGTIKFDRIKDFIKKGRLTLVCDHVHGSTRRRPAALLDNPECLITLRNEDDSLFGGIAPEPSSKNLEKVRKVLDESKSWFRLGAIFDPDGDRIRFYDGTREIDMNQFGAIAFHYMATWRKEQGCVAKSVATSNFVNIIAEKLGVPVMETPVGFKNFRPWLSRNAKQKALVAFEESYGISGLNNTLEKDAQFGLLIALEIMATTGKNLGEYLDALYEEYGRFYPTRSGFEVDKSLVGEPLKAKVNAIADIAKPGAKVMVGNNEKTVKQLLTLDGVKVIFDDDSWMLVRPSGTEPKVRIYTECRNPDEKDPMFEAAKALFFKNYGMFEIKQKRIG from the coding sequence CTGACCTCCCAGGAGCCCGCCAAGGTGAGTTTTGGTACCTCCGGTTGGCGCGGCGAAATCGGTTCCGAATTTACGCTCCGCAATCTGCAGGTGGTGGGTGCGGCAATCGTCCGCCTGTATAAGGAAGCCACTCCTGAACTTTTTGAAGCTCTCGGTGTGAAAGATTTTGCCGAACTCCAGAAGCGTGGCGTGGTTGTGGGTCACGACAACCGTTTGCTCGGTCACGAATTCTGCGAAGCCGTGGCTGACCAGTTTGCCAAGGCCGGCGTGAAGGTCTACTACGGTGGCGAAATGCCCACACCGGAATTCAGCGCCTGCATCGAGATGCTCGGTGCCGCCTGCTCCATCAACATGACTCCGAGCCACAACCCGAGCCATTACAACGGCATCAAGTTCAACCCGGCCGACGGCGGTCCTGCCGGTCCGGAAATCACGAACGTAATTACCAAGCTCAGCAACGAAATGATGGCCACCTGGAAGTTTGAACCGGTGGGCAAGGTCGACTGGGAAATCATCGACTCCCTCAAGATTTACAAGGAATTCCTTGTGAAGCAGGGAACCATCAAGTTCGACCGCATCAAGGACTTTATCAAGAAGGGCCGCCTGACTCTCGTTTGCGACCACGTGCACGGTTCTACCCGTCGCCGCCCGGCCGCTCTCCTCGACAATCCGGAATGCCTCATTACGCTTCGCAACGAAGACGACTCCCTGTTCGGCGGCATCGCTCCGGAACCGTCCAGCAAGAACCTGGAAAAGGTCCGCAAGGTGCTGGACGAAAGCAAGTCCTGGTTCCGCCTGGGCGCCATCTTCGACCCGGATGGAGACCGTATCCGTTTCTACGACGGCACCCGCGAAATCGACATGAACCAGTTCGGCGCTATCGCTTTCCACTACATGGCTACCTGGCGCAAGGAACAGGGCTGTGTCGCCAAGTCCGTTGCTACTTCTAATTTTGTGAACATCATTGCCGAAAAGCTCGGCGTGCCCGTGATGGAAACTCCGGTGGGCTTCAAGAACTTCCGCCCGTGGCTCAGCCGCAACGCGAAGCAGAAGGCTCTCGTGGCTTTCGAAGAATCCTACGGTATCTCTGGCCTGAACAACACGCTGGAAAAGGATGCCCAGTTCGGTCTCCTCATCGCCCTTGAAATTATGGCTACCACGGGCAAGAACCTGGGTGAATACTTGGACGCCCTGTACGAAGAATATGGCCGCTTCTACCCGACACGTTCCGGTTTTGAAGTGGACAAGTCCCTGGTGGGCGAACCCCTGAAGGCCAAGGTGAACGCCATCGCCGATATTGCGAAACCGGGTGCAAAGGTTATGGTCGGTAACAACGAAAAGACCGTGAAGCAGCTCCTCACCCTCGATGGCGTGAAGGTCATCTTTGACGACGACTCCTGGATGCTGGTCCGTCCGTCTGGTACCGAACCGAAGGTTCGCATTTATACGGAATGCCGCAACCCGGATGAAAAGGACCCGATGTTCGAGGCTGCCAAGGCTCTGTTTTTCAAAAACTATGGTATGTTTGAGATTAAACAAAAAAGGATAGGATGA
- a CDS encoding NUDIX domain-containing protein: MEYSFASEIAESDYPLILESRIFKDWLAATSAKFNITKIHFTSVDFLRNGRQPLFIKLNATATLPDGRPVHGIVLVRGNAVGILVVLRCEGKKYLLLVKQPRFAISEQASLEIPAGILDWTGDYRKVALSELEEEAQIKADDSELIDLMDFWYHGKSEGFAASCGLLDERICLYAIERDVTPEQLAAMDGKDQQYTEEIEWIKTVVLPYEEAARQFIDGKNLIALFLYERWKQATSSQGC, encoded by the coding sequence ATGGAATACTCTTTTGCTTCTGAAATTGCCGAGTCCGACTATCCTTTGATTTTGGAAAGTCGTATTTTCAAGGACTGGCTTGCAGCGACTAGTGCAAAATTCAATATTACCAAGATCCATTTTACCTCGGTGGATTTCTTGCGCAATGGCCGCCAACCGCTCTTTATAAAGCTGAACGCCACGGCCACGCTTCCTGACGGTCGCCCGGTTCACGGTATTGTCCTTGTTCGCGGAAATGCTGTCGGAATTTTGGTGGTGCTTCGTTGCGAGGGGAAAAAATACCTGTTGCTGGTGAAGCAACCCAGGTTTGCCATCAGCGAGCAGGCCTCGTTGGAAATTCCGGCAGGGATTCTGGATTGGACGGGGGACTACCGCAAGGTGGCCCTTTCGGAGCTGGAAGAAGAGGCTCAGATCAAGGCCGATGATTCTGAACTCATTGACTTGATGGATTTTTGGTACCACGGTAAGAGCGAAGGCTTTGCCGCCAGTTGTGGGCTTCTAGATGAACGCATTTGTTTGTATGCCATTGAGCGGGATGTGACTCCAGAACAACTTGCTGCCATGGACGGCAAGGACCAGCAGTACACCGAAGAAATAGAGTGGATTAAGACCGTGGTGCTTCCGTACGAAGAGGCCGCCCGTCAGTTTATCGACGGAAAGAACTTAATAGCGCTGTTCCTTTACGAACGATGGAAACAGGCTACCAGTTCCCAAGGTTGTTGA
- a CDS encoding peptidase M23, which produces MPVEFSEYRCKRKYKSGSHKFPLFRLILLGLAFLLAYRLGFFSMVVDLLPLPGSAEMNDKPSWKVACEKYSGKAFELDGNLGQCSWIVRDSMAELPNSFLRYVASLRKGPASSIHWVAPIGDFSRALFVLHEDSISSAYLHIPAADSSMIWIDASTGCRFPGLCPKQPLGWSSLSISDDFDFSGQEALLAMDKLRGIGEAPVRPILSGKVLATGKDSLGYYVELDHGYNVTSKMSGLFRYDKDSVSFEPGSWVDLQTLVGRIAPRDSSAIYLTIRRNGHFVRWNDFFAESHPVDSAKISKFKEQIGL; this is translated from the coding sequence ATGCCCGTCGAATTTTCGGAATACCGCTGTAAACGTAAGTACAAATCGGGATCCCACAAGTTTCCTTTGTTTCGGCTAATCCTTTTGGGACTTGCCTTTTTGTTGGCTTACCGTTTGGGATTTTTTTCCATGGTGGTGGATCTGCTGCCCTTGCCTGGTTCGGCAGAGATGAACGATAAGCCTTCTTGGAAAGTCGCCTGCGAAAAATATTCAGGGAAAGCTTTTGAGCTGGATGGCAATCTTGGCCAGTGCTCTTGGATTGTTCGGGACTCTATGGCAGAATTGCCCAATAGTTTCTTGCGCTATGTGGCTTCGCTTCGCAAGGGGCCAGCATCATCTATCCATTGGGTTGCCCCAATAGGGGATTTTTCAAGGGCCCTTTTTGTCCTTCACGAGGACTCCATATCCAGTGCTTACTTGCATATTCCAGCGGCGGATTCTTCAATGATATGGATCGATGCTTCTACGGGTTGTCGTTTTCCGGGGCTTTGCCCAAAACAGCCATTGGGATGGTCGTCGTTGTCCATTTCGGATGACTTTGACTTTAGTGGCCAAGAGGCCTTGCTCGCCATGGACAAGTTGCGCGGCATAGGGGAGGCTCCCGTCAGGCCGATTCTTTCGGGAAAGGTTCTGGCAACCGGCAAGGATTCCTTGGGCTATTATGTTGAGTTGGATCATGGTTATAATGTAACCTCCAAGATGTCTGGACTTTTCCGCTACGATAAGGATTCTGTTTCCTTTGAACCCGGTTCCTGGGTGGACTTGCAAACCCTGGTTGGGCGTATTGCACCAAGGGACAGTTCCGCTATTTACTTGACGATTCGTCGCAATGGACATTTTGTTCGCTGGAACGATTTCTTTGCCGAAAGCCATCCGGTAGATTCTGCTAAAATTTCTAAATTCAAGGAACAGATTGGCTTGTAA
- a CDS encoding anti-sigma factor antagonist encodes MNSLKNYREVGIFDLLSAPLNPIGAFDAEQFKKDVRALIDANPDDKFVAVDLMGLDFVYSDAYNAFIQFQQELSSKGGMLALLSNSKTIADGLMKAGLASKLKVFSFEAEMMSFSLHSQSPEQESSASASEEPAVVAAVASQNIGGGAAPAKRTERKTGLNRRFTKSFNAIIKKKDNLENQGIKDPFEEPPTTHKVAPVIAVVLLIFAALAVFILM; translated from the coding sequence ATGAATTCTTTGAAGAACTATCGCGAAGTCGGAATATTTGACCTTTTGTCTGCCCCCCTTAACCCGATTGGGGCTTTCGATGCGGAGCAATTCAAGAAGGATGTTCGCGCCTTAATCGACGCCAACCCCGACGATAAGTTTGTGGCCGTCGACCTGATGGGTCTCGATTTCGTCTATAGTGACGCTTATAACGCTTTTATTCAATTCCAGCAAGAGCTGTCTTCCAAGGGTGGAATGCTGGCCCTGCTTTCCAACAGCAAGACCATTGCTGACGGTCTTATGAAGGCGGGCCTCGCCTCCAAGTTGAAGGTTTTTTCCTTTGAAGCGGAGATGATGTCCTTCTCCCTGCACAGCCAGTCTCCCGAACAGGAAAGTTCTGCCAGTGCTTCCGAGGAACCTGCAGTTGTCGCAGCAGTTGCTTCCCAGAACATTGGCGGCGGTGCGGCCCCTGCAAAGCGGACCGAAAGAAAGACAGGCCTCAACAGGCGCTTTACCAAGAGTTTCAACGCGATTATCAAGAAGAAGGACAACCTGGAAAATCAAGGGATTAAGGATCCATTCGAGGAACCTCCCACGACTCACAAGGTTGCACCTGTGATAGCAGTCGTCCTTTTGATTTTTGCCGCATTGGCGGTGTTCATCTTGATGTAA
- a CDS encoding tyrosine-type recombinase/integrase, with the protein MNLQNHISNFLTYLETRRRFSPRTIDTYRKSLDKFLALVGEEALLESFSEMQVKSFVWDLKMRQKLSPTSICEHLAALKSFGKYLVRSSILETNPTENIPMPKRPKRLVAFLGQKDLSEERFPEIENPTLPQVRARVLLELIYGSGLRISECQSLTWDRLREKERLVRVLGKGNKERIVPITDALVERLGLFKAKLTEAGHLVSATGFVFVSEDGKPYSIRTLRNDIQNLLRDIGWEGKASPHVLRHSFATHLLENGAEIMSVKEMLGHSSISTTQIYTHVNAERLKQAFKKTHPRA; encoded by the coding sequence ATGAATCTTCAAAACCACATATCCAATTTTTTGACCTACCTGGAAACCCGACGCCGGTTTTCTCCTAGAACAATTGACACCTACCGCAAGAGCCTGGACAAGTTCCTAGCACTTGTAGGTGAAGAAGCTCTCCTGGAGTCTTTTTCGGAAATGCAGGTCAAAAGTTTCGTATGGGATTTGAAAATGCGGCAAAAGCTTTCCCCCACAAGCATCTGCGAACACCTGGCCGCTCTAAAAAGTTTCGGCAAGTATCTGGTCCGGTCCTCTATTTTGGAAACCAACCCGACAGAGAACATCCCCATGCCCAAACGGCCAAAACGCCTGGTGGCGTTCCTCGGACAAAAGGACCTTTCCGAAGAAAGATTTCCCGAAATTGAAAACCCGACTCTTCCGCAGGTCCGAGCCCGAGTATTGCTGGAGCTCATCTACGGTTCGGGACTCCGCATTTCGGAATGCCAAAGTCTTACCTGGGACCGCCTGCGGGAAAAAGAAAGGCTGGTTCGTGTGCTGGGCAAGGGCAACAAGGAGCGGATTGTTCCCATCACGGACGCCCTTGTGGAACGCCTAGGGCTTTTCAAGGCCAAGCTGACCGAAGCGGGGCACCTGGTTTCAGCCACAGGATTTGTCTTTGTCAGCGAAGACGGTAAACCTTACAGCATCCGAACTCTCCGAAACGATATCCAAAACCTGCTTCGGGACATCGGCTGGGAAGGCAAGGCCAGCCCCCATGTGCTGCGGCACAGCTTTGCCACCCACCTGCTGGAAAACGGTGCCGAAATCATGAGCGTAAAAGAAATGCTCGGGCATTCCAGCATTTCCACCACACAGATTTACACTCACGTGAACGCGGAACGGCTGAAGCAGGCCTTCAAGAAGACTCACCCAAGAGCGTGA
- a CDS encoding TM2 domain-containing protein, whose amino-acid sequence MVAEGEHNKWIALLLCIFLGYLGIHRFYEGKIWTGILRLCTAGLCGVGVVVDAILIVMKPEKY is encoded by the coding sequence ATGGTCGCCGAAGGTGAACACAATAAGTGGATTGCTCTGCTTCTCTGCATATTCCTAGGATACCTGGGAATCCATCGTTTCTATGAAGGTAAAATCTGGACAGGCATTCTCCGGCTCTGCACGGCAGGCCTCTGTGGAGTTGGCGTTGTCGTAGATGCAATCCTCATCGTGATGAAGCCGGAGAAATACTGA
- the rdgB gene encoding RdgB/HAM1 family non-canonical purine NTP pyrophosphatase, whose product MKHLFVIATGSAGKIRDFAHILGTDHYEFQTLKDIGFDVDIVEDGKTFAENAIIKSSTTARWLMERGIEATVLADDSGLEVFALNGEPGIYSARYSGGHGNDISNNELLLKKLENIEDRRARYFCALSYQTVSQVDGKFSISEPRIFEGECRGTINHAPVGDMGFGYDPLFVPDGETRTFAQMELEEKKAISHRGNAIRALKAALVK is encoded by the coding sequence ATGAAACACCTATTCGTCATCGCTACCGGAAGTGCCGGAAAAATTAGAGACTTCGCCCACATTCTGGGAACCGATCATTACGAATTCCAGACCTTGAAAGACATCGGCTTTGACGTCGACATCGTAGAAGACGGCAAGACCTTTGCCGAAAACGCCATCATCAAGTCCAGCACCACCGCCCGCTGGCTTATGGAACGCGGGATCGAAGCTACCGTGCTTGCCGACGATTCCGGTTTGGAGGTTTTCGCCCTGAACGGGGAACCCGGAATCTACAGTGCCCGCTATAGCGGAGGCCATGGAAACGACATAAGCAACAACGAACTTCTCCTGAAAAAGCTGGAAAATATCGAAGACCGCAGGGCCCGTTACTTCTGCGCCCTTTCGTACCAGACCGTTTCGCAAGTCGACGGAAAGTTCAGCATCAGCGAGCCTCGCATCTTTGAAGGGGAATGCCGCGGCACTATCAACCACGCCCCCGTAGGCGATATGGGCTTCGGCTACGACCCCCTCTTTGTACCCGACGGCGAGACCCGCACCTTCGCCCAGATGGAACTGGAAGAGAAAAAGGCCATCAGCCACCGGGGAAACGCCATCCGCGCCCTGAAAGCGGCACTTGTAAAATAG
- a CDS encoding peptidase M15: MVEITRLKGLRMDLRYGTFNNVTGHDLYCGVQRAFVHKDALPKLKRAIKIMEKEMPGSVLVIFDASRPLYAQSALKRTVAGTPYSNYVSSGVTGGLHNYGLALDLSITDAEGNLLDMGTDFDSFERCAGEVGEADALQSGRLTEQQVNNRKILRSIMLRAGWVPLSSEWWHFNAYTRAYTKENYSLFPL; the protein is encoded by the coding sequence ATGGTAGAAATCACCCGCCTGAAAGGGCTCCGCATGGACTTGCGGTATGGCACTTTCAACAACGTGACGGGACACGATTTGTATTGCGGAGTGCAGCGGGCTTTTGTCCATAAAGACGCCCTGCCGAAGCTCAAACGGGCCATCAAGATTATGGAGAAGGAAATGCCGGGCTCTGTGCTGGTGATTTTCGATGCCTCCCGCCCTCTGTATGCCCAGTCGGCCTTGAAACGTACGGTGGCAGGCACGCCCTATTCTAACTATGTGTCATCTGGCGTTACCGGCGGGCTCCACAATTATGGACTTGCACTGGACCTGAGCATCACCGATGCCGAAGGGAACCTGCTGGACATGGGAACGGACTTTGATTCCTTTGAGCGGTGCGCAGGCGAGGTAGGGGAGGCGGATGCCCTGCAAAGCGGTCGCCTTACGGAACAACAGGTAAACAACCGCAAGATTTTGCGCTCTATTATGCTTCGAGCGGGTTGGGTTCCTCTAAGTAGCGAATGGTGGCATTTTAACGCCTATACGCGGGCCTACACCAAGGAAAACTATTCGCTTTTTCCGCTGTAA